A window from Deltaproteobacteria bacterium encodes these proteins:
- a CDS encoding LysE family transporter, giving the protein MPGPVLTVTITESSRRGFWAGPLIIVGHGILELCLVILLLLGLGPYLRKDVVFGIIGLSGALILIWMALGMFRSIPSLTLKLDQKAQAGAHPVLSGILMSLANPYWLIWWATIGLGYIVYAMKFGAVGVITFFSGHILADFAWYSAVSLAVSRGRGFMKDKTYKGVVAVCAFGLVVFSLWFGFIGIQKLASAVAS; this is encoded by the coding sequence ATGCCCGGCCCTGTTCTGACGGTTACCATAACGGAGAGTTCCAGGCGCGGGTTTTGGGCCGGCCCTCTGATTATAGTAGGTCACGGAATACTTGAGCTTTGCCTGGTTATTCTGTTGCTCCTCGGACTCGGGCCGTACCTCAGGAAAGATGTTGTTTTTGGCATTATTGGGCTGTCCGGGGCCTTGATCTTGATATGGATGGCCCTGGGGATGTTCCGGTCCATTCCGTCCTTGACCCTTAAGCTTGATCAGAAGGCCCAGGCGGGCGCCCATCCGGTGTTGTCCGGAATACTCATGAGTCTTGCCAACCCTTACTGGCTCATCTGGTGGGCAACCATCGGTTTGGGCTATATTGTGTATGCCATGAAATTCGGCGCTGTGGGCGTAATCACTTTTTTCTCGGGACACATCCTGGCAGACTTTGCCTGGTACTCCGCTGTGTCCCTTGCCGTCTCAAGGGGCCGAGGGTTTATGAAGGACAAGACGTACAAAGGGGTTGTAGCAGTCTGTGCTTTTGGTCTGGTAGTCTTTAGTCTCTGGTTCGGATTCATTGGAATCCAAAAATTGGCCTCTGCCGTGGCTTCCTAG
- a CDS encoding DUF523 domain-containing protein produces the protein MSTTKQYAFAASACLLGYHCRYDGRASPSPALVKRVANEPVLPVCPEQLGGLPTPRVPSYLHGGDGFDVLDGQARVLTGNGLDVTDAFLKGAFAALKKIREEDVRVCFMKDKSPS, from the coding sequence ATGTCTACCACAAAACAATACGCTTTCGCTGCAAGCGCCTGTCTTCTTGGTTACCACTGCCGGTATGACGGCAGGGCTAGCCCTAGTCCAGCACTGGTGAAACGGGTTGCCAATGAACCCGTGCTTCCTGTCTGTCCTGAACAATTGGGAGGCCTTCCTACCCCCAGAGTCCCTTCATATCTTCACGGAGGCGATGGATTCGATGTCTTGGACGGCCAGGCCAGGGTTCTTACCGGCAACGGTCTTGACGTAACGGATGCCTTTTTGAAGGGCGCCTTTGCGGCCCTGAAAAAAATCAGGGAAGAGGATGTTCGGGTATGCTTCATGAAAGACAAAAGCCCTTCGTGA
- a CDS encoding N-acetyltransferase encodes MIRKATVHDVKAIHRLLNRHAARGELLPRALSDLYDALRDFSIFQEKPRAPIIGVCAFHVCWEDLAEIRSLAVRERYQRRGIGSALVTAALAEGHDLGIKRVFALTYRPAFFAKHGFQTIDKALLPQKIWADCLKCVKFPDCDEIAMLKFLGDEEPK; translated from the coding sequence ATGATTCGCAAAGCGACTGTTCATGACGTGAAGGCCATTCACCGGCTTTTGAATAGACATGCTGCCCGGGGAGAATTGCTGCCTCGGGCGCTAAGCGACCTCTATGACGCCTTGAGGGATTTTAGCATCTTTCAGGAGAAACCCCGGGCACCCATTATCGGTGTTTGTGCCTTTCATGTCTGTTGGGAAGACCTGGCAGAGATCCGCTCGCTGGCAGTTCGCGAGCGATATCAGAGGCGAGGGATCGGCTCGGCTCTTGTCACTGCAGCCCTAGCCGAGGGCCACGACCTGGGAATCAAACGGGTTTTTGCGCTAACATATCGTCCTGCTTTTTTTGCCAAGCATGGATTTCAAACAATAGACAAGGCGTTGCTACCGCAAAAAATATGGGCGGACTGTCTCAAGTGTGTGAAGTTTCCAGACTGCGATGAGATAGCCATGCTGAAGTTTCTTGGAGATGAGGAACCAAAATGA
- a CDS encoding TldD/PmbA family protein, producing the protein MIDSGLIVDSIMARLAQNALDAYEVFYASSKGLTLEIKDGVLDVFVAAENVGLSIRALKGQRLGFAYCTNLSSGAVSDLVDRVVQGTSSTDPDPFVGFPSPSEKAQPLLEQFDCDLATIPVEKKIDRARSLEAAARSCDQRIKKVRKAGYNETAGTITICNDTGLKRSYEKTFVSGSVLVVAEDGEGAEMGWDYGFSPFFDQLDMEAIGATAARRAISMLGARPLTSMHVPAILPPWVASDVLKVLSASFMADNVQKGKSILVGRLGESIFSPHVTIVDDGLYSGGMASSPFDDEGSLHERSVLVSEGIVQGLLYDQYTANKENRHSTGNAGRRGITAPPTVQGTNFYIKSGSSHPDELLSSVDAGLMITDIMGLHTADPISGDFSVGAAGLWIEKGKTAFPVKGVAVSGNLVTLFASVDGVGSDLKFYGPSGSPTLRVSDLNIAGCGS; encoded by the coding sequence ATGATCGATTCAGGTCTGATTGTAGATTCCATCATGGCGAGACTGGCTCAAAATGCCCTGGACGCCTATGAGGTCTTCTATGCTTCCTCCAAGGGACTCACCCTTGAGATCAAGGATGGCGTCCTGGACGTTTTTGTGGCGGCCGAGAACGTTGGCCTGAGCATAAGAGCACTAAAGGGCCAACGGTTGGGATTTGCCTATTGCACAAACTTGTCATCAGGTGCCGTGTCTGATCTGGTGGATCGGGTGGTTCAAGGGACTTCCTCGACAGACCCGGACCCCTTTGTTGGATTTCCCTCACCATCTGAGAAAGCCCAGCCTCTGCTTGAACAGTTCGACTGTGATCTTGCCACGATTCCCGTTGAGAAGAAGATTGACAGGGCAAGAAGTCTTGAAGCTGCGGCACGGTCATGCGATCAGCGCATCAAGAAGGTTCGAAAGGCGGGTTACAATGAGACCGCTGGCACTATAACCATCTGTAATGACACGGGGCTTAAGCGTTCCTATGAGAAAACCTTTGTTTCCGGCAGCGTTCTTGTGGTAGCTGAAGATGGCGAAGGCGCCGAAATGGGATGGGATTATGGTTTTTCGCCTTTTTTTGATCAACTCGACATGGAGGCCATCGGCGCCACTGCAGCCAGAAGGGCGATCAGCATGCTCGGTGCCAGGCCCCTGACGAGCATGCATGTGCCTGCCATACTTCCTCCCTGGGTAGCCTCTGATGTCTTGAAGGTGCTGTCGGCATCCTTTATGGCCGATAACGTGCAGAAGGGAAAATCGATATTGGTCGGCCGCCTGGGTGAATCGATCTTTTCACCCCATGTGACTATTGTGGACGATGGGCTCTATTCAGGTGGCATGGCCTCGAGTCCCTTTGATGACGAGGGGTCCCTCCACGAGCGGAGCGTGTTGGTTTCTGAGGGCATTGTGCAGGGTTTGTTGTATGACCAATATACGGCCAACAAGGAAAACCGGCATTCTACGGGTAACGCAGGACGCAGGGGGATAACGGCGCCTCCAACAGTGCAAGGCACGAATTTTTATATCAAAAGCGGTTCGTCTCATCCGGATGAGCTTCTGTCGTCTGTGGATGCAGGCCTTATGATTACTGATATCATGGGGCTGCACACGGCAGATCCTATCTCCGGAGACTTTTCTGTGGGAGCCGCTGGTTTGTGGATTGAAAAGGGCAAAACTGCGTTTCCGGTAAAGGGTGTTGCCGTTTCCGGCAATCTCGTGACGCTTTTTGCGTCCGTGGACGGTGTGGGCAGTGACCTCAAATTCTATGGCCCCTCCGGATCTCCGACCCTCAGGGTTTCCGACCTTAACATCGCCGGTTGCGGCTCGTGA
- a CDS encoding M23 family metallopeptidase, which translates to MPNRKITFLIVPGDNSNVKQVKFSRVFLGLMACFILLGLTVISFILHDYLALKSTIPSMRYLKREVTSQRSQIHAYADKIRALNSEMNALHDFEKKLRVIANVEAPAGQDAVFGIGGTMGADLENLPPLTESHSSVVRAMHAQLEQLDEASVVQKQAFEELHDYLQDQKSLLASTPAIRPTTGWFSSGFGYRISPFTGLKEFHRGLDIATRRGTPIVAPADGVVTIARKKGGLGNMLVIDHGHGKVTRYGHLQKLLARRGAHVKRGDKIGLVGNTGRSTAPHLHYEVHVNGIPVNPAKYILN; encoded by the coding sequence TTGCCAAACAGGAAGATCACCTTTCTCATAGTCCCGGGAGATAACTCCAACGTCAAGCAGGTCAAGTTCTCAAGGGTATTCCTCGGGTTGATGGCTTGCTTTATCCTCCTTGGCCTGACGGTCATTTCTTTCATACTCCATGACTATCTTGCCTTAAAGAGTACAATACCCTCCATGCGTTATCTCAAGCGAGAGGTGACGAGTCAGCGATCTCAGATTCATGCGTATGCCGATAAGATCCGTGCGCTGAATTCAGAAATGAATGCATTGCATGATTTTGAAAAAAAATTAAGGGTCATTGCCAACGTGGAAGCTCCTGCCGGCCAGGATGCCGTATTTGGAATAGGCGGGACCATGGGGGCAGATTTGGAAAACCTGCCGCCCCTTACTGAAAGTCACAGCAGCGTTGTTCGGGCAATGCATGCCCAGTTGGAACAACTCGATGAGGCCTCAGTTGTCCAGAAACAGGCCTTTGAGGAGCTTCATGACTACTTGCAGGACCAAAAATCGTTGCTTGCCTCAACCCCTGCCATCCGGCCAACAACAGGATGGTTCTCTTCCGGATTTGGATATCGTATATCGCCTTTTACCGGCCTGAAAGAATTCCACAGGGGACTTGATATTGCCACGCGTCGGGGTACGCCGATTGTTGCGCCGGCCGACGGTGTGGTCACCATTGCGCGTAAGAAAGGCGGACTGGGCAATATGCTTGTGATAGACCACGGGCATGGCAAGGTCACACGGTATGGTCACCTGCAAAAATTGCTGGCCCGACGGGGCGCCCACGTCAAGCGCGGAGACAAGATCGGCCTGGTGGGAAATACCGGCCGAAGCACAGCGCCTCACCTCCACTATGAGGTGCACGTAAACGGCATTCCTGTGAACCCTGCCAAGTACATCCTCAACTAG